One genomic region from Gaiellales bacterium encodes:
- a CDS encoding AAA family ATPase, producing the protein MQFGTGSAAEALDEQSRPDLSIVGGVAVGQVIALANQKGGVAKTTTTLNLGAALVERGRRVLCVDLDPQSNLTMSQGIDPDDLDRTMFDVLVHKTPIEDVIQHREVDLAASSIDLAGAELALSSMIGRERALQKALLPVRGRYDFVLIDTPPSLGLLTINALTAADGVIVPVQCEYLSLRGLIQLENTLTMIRENLNPDVRIRGILPTMFDGRTLHSREAVEILQENFGDLVFETKIRKTVRYAEAPVKGTSVLKYDTKGKAARAYRDLAGEVLRDG; encoded by the coding sequence ATGCAGTTCGGAACCGGTTCAGCGGCCGAGGCGCTCGACGAGCAGTCGCGGCCGGATCTCTCGATCGTCGGAGGAGTTGCCGTGGGGCAGGTGATCGCGCTCGCGAACCAAAAGGGAGGAGTCGCGAAGACGACGACCACGCTGAACCTCGGCGCGGCCCTGGTCGAGCGCGGCAGGCGGGTGCTCTGCGTCGACCTCGATCCGCAGTCGAACCTGACGATGAGCCAGGGAATCGATCCCGACGATCTCGACCGCACGATGTTCGACGTGCTGGTGCACAAGACGCCGATCGAGGACGTCATCCAGCACCGTGAGGTCGATCTGGCAGCCTCCAGCATCGACCTGGCCGGGGCGGAGCTCGCGCTGTCGTCGATGATCGGGCGCGAGCGCGCGTTGCAGAAGGCGCTGCTCCCCGTGCGCGGCCGCTATGACTTCGTCCTGATCGACACGCCGCCGTCGCTCGGGCTGCTGACCATCAATGCGCTGACGGCTGCCGACGGGGTGATCGTCCCCGTCCAGTGCGAGTACCTCTCCCTGCGCGGGCTGATCCAGCTCGAGAACACCCTGACGATGATCCGCGAGAACCTCAATCCGGACGTCCGCATTCGCGGCATCCTGCCGACGATGTTCGACGGGCGCACCTTGCACTCCCGTGAGGCGGTCGAGATCCTGCAGGAGAACTTCGGCGACCTCGTGTTCGAGACCAAGATCCGCAAGACCGTCCGCTACGCCGAAGCGCCCGTGAAGGGCACGTCCGTGCTCAAGTACGATACAAAGGGCAAGGCCGCCCGGGCCTACCGGGATCTGGCCGGGGAGGTGCTGCGAGATGGCTAA
- a CDS encoding gamma-glutamyltransferase, with amino-acid sequence MTARAGAAALEAGGTAVDAVVAAGVMSWAAESALTGPCGGGFVLVRPARGGPSLLDAFAAIPGRDVPGSRRLVDMESVLVPFDEQTTQVFHIGPATCAVPGVLAGLHAVHRRFGRLPWRDLAMPAAEAASAGVPTNAGQSRVFEAIRVILTSTPEARTIFEPDGRYVAEGDAVRQPELAESIARLAERGPDELYRGDLGRAVVAHQHETGGRLTMADLAAYRPVWRRPLRIGYRDVELSTNPPPSSGGVLIAYMLAVLGPVTEGMAAGDASTLRALAEAMRAAGRRRDAAFSRLLHRGGLARHLLADASVRAGRDEVAAALRGAPTESRPLVSDRGTTHISVVDAEGNAAAFTASNGSHSGVFVPGTGLHLNNMMGEEDLAAGRHLSPGTRLTSMQAPTILERDGAVRLVVGSSGSNRLRSAITQVIRNVVDHGMDVQDAVSFPRVHVEGGRLDCEGGLDPAQLDRLERWGEQLVRFEGLNLYFGGANAVLADEDGTLSAAGDPRRSCFGLVLGEAS; translated from the coding sequence ATGACCGCGCGCGCCGGCGCGGCGGCGCTCGAAGCGGGCGGCACTGCGGTCGACGCCGTCGTGGCGGCCGGTGTCATGTCGTGGGCGGCGGAGTCCGCGCTCACCGGCCCGTGCGGCGGCGGATTCGTGCTCGTCCGGCCCGCCCGCGGCGGGCCGTCGCTGCTCGACGCGTTTGCGGCGATCCCGGGCCGCGACGTGCCCGGCTCGCGGCGGCTGGTCGACATGGAGTCCGTCCTCGTCCCGTTCGACGAGCAGACCACCCAGGTCTTCCACATCGGACCGGCCACCTGCGCGGTGCCCGGCGTTCTGGCCGGGCTGCATGCCGTCCACCGCCGCTTCGGCCGGCTGCCGTGGCGCGACCTGGCGATGCCGGCGGCCGAGGCGGCTTCGGCCGGTGTCCCGACGAACGCCGGCCAGAGCCGGGTGTTCGAGGCGATTCGCGTGATCCTGACCAGCACGCCGGAGGCGCGGACGATCTTCGAGCCGGACGGGCGCTACGTCGCCGAAGGCGACGCGGTGCGGCAGCCCGAGCTGGCCGAGTCGATCGCGCGGCTCGCGGAGCGCGGCCCGGACGAGCTCTATCGCGGCGACCTGGGCCGGGCGGTGGTCGCCCACCAGCACGAGACGGGCGGACGCCTGACGATGGCCGACCTCGCCGCCTACCGGCCGGTGTGGCGGCGGCCGCTGCGGATTGGCTACCGCGATGTCGAGCTCTCCACGAACCCCCCGCCGTCGAGTGGCGGCGTGCTGATCGCCTACATGCTCGCGGTGCTCGGCCCGGTGACGGAGGGGATGGCGGCCGGCGACGCGAGCACGCTGCGCGCGCTGGCCGAGGCGATGCGCGCCGCAGGCCGGCGGCGTGACGCCGCCTTCTCGCGCTTGCTTCATCGCGGCGGCCTGGCGCGGCACCTGCTGGCGGACGCCTCCGTGCGCGCCGGCCGGGACGAGGTTGCGGCGGCGCTGCGAGGCGCCCCCACCGAGTCGCGGCCGCTCGTCAGCGATCGCGGCACCACGCACATCTCGGTCGTTGACGCCGAGGGCAACGCGGCCGCGTTCACCGCCTCGAACGGCAGCCACTCCGGCGTCTTCGTGCCCGGGACCGGCCTGCACCTGAACAACATGATGGGCGAGGAGGATCTGGCAGCAGGCCGTCATCTCAGCCCGGGCACCCGCCTCACGAGCATGCAGGCACCGACCATCCTCGAGCGTGACGGCGCGGTGCGGCTGGTGGTCGGCTCGAGCGGATCGAACCGGCTGCGGTCCGCAATCACGCAGGTGATCCGCAACGTGGTCGACCACGGGATGGACGTCCAGGACGCCGTGTCATTCCCGCGCGTGCACGTCGAGGGAGGGCGGCTGGACTGCGAGGGCGGGCTTGACCCCGCGCAGCTCGACCGGCTGGAGCGCTGGGGCGAGCAGCTGGTGCGGTTCGAGGGCCTCAACCTCTACTTCGGCGGGGCGAATGCGGTGCTGGCGGACGAGGACGGTACGCTCTCGGCGGCGGGCGATCCCCGCAGGTCCTGCTTCGGCCTGGTGCTCGGCGAGGCGTCCTAG
- the ftsZ gene encoding cell division protein FtsZ — MAKRNSMRDGPLAQLFKATDAGQAADKPEEPEEPARGRAKRAAPPSEPARPQLIDLPDPEDSGASRFPRPDGQPYLAVIRVVGVGGGGCNAINRMIEADVKGVEFIAVNTDIQQLQMSDAPTKIHIGREQTQGLGSGADPEVGRQAAEGSYDRIKTVLRGSDMVFVTAGEGGGTGTGAAPVIARIAREVGALTVGIVTSPFGFEGSRRSSQARGGVEALRDASDTVIVIPNDRLLEVLEKGTSLVEAFRIADDVLRQGVQGICDLITLPGLINLDFADVKAVMSGAGTAMMGIGVATGPNRAAEAATRAVHSPLIDHEVRGARGILLSISGGSDVSLHEVNEAAEIVRAASDDRTNIIFGATVDEQLAGQMWVTVVATGFSLTGSPGTGPARAERPVTPAPDDLLEPPSFLQG, encoded by the coding sequence ATGGCTAAGCGCAACAGCATGCGGGACGGCCCGCTCGCCCAGCTGTTCAAGGCGACCGACGCGGGGCAGGCCGCCGACAAGCCCGAGGAGCCGGAGGAGCCCGCGCGCGGCCGCGCGAAGCGGGCGGCCCCGCCGTCCGAGCCGGCGCGCCCCCAGCTTATCGACCTGCCGGACCCCGAGGACTCGGGCGCCTCACGCTTCCCCAGGCCTGACGGCCAGCCGTACCTGGCGGTGATCCGCGTGGTCGGCGTCGGCGGCGGCGGCTGCAATGCGATCAACCGGATGATCGAGGCCGACGTCAAGGGCGTCGAGTTCATCGCGGTCAACACCGACATCCAGCAGCTGCAGATGTCGGACGCGCCGACCAAGATCCACATCGGGCGCGAGCAGACCCAGGGGCTGGGCTCCGGGGCCGACCCGGAGGTGGGCCGCCAGGCTGCGGAGGGGAGCTACGACCGCATCAAGACCGTGCTGCGCGGGTCGGACATGGTGTTCGTGACCGCCGGCGAGGGCGGCGGCACGGGAACCGGCGCGGCGCCGGTGATCGCGCGCATCGCGCGCGAGGTGGGGGCCCTCACGGTCGGCATCGTCACGTCGCCGTTCGGCTTCGAGGGCTCGCGGCGCAGCTCGCAGGCGCGCGGCGGCGTCGAGGCGCTGCGCGATGCGTCCGACACGGTGATCGTGATCCCCAACGACCGGCTGCTCGAGGTGCTCGAGAAGGGCACCAGCCTGGTCGAGGCGTTCAGGATCGCCGACGACGTGCTTCGCCAGGGTGTGCAGGGCATCTGCGACCTGATCACGCTCCCCGGGCTGATCAATCTCGACTTCGCCGACGTCAAGGCCGTCATGTCCGGCGCAGGCACCGCGATGATGGGCATCGGCGTGGCAACCGGGCCGAACAGGGCTGCCGAGGCCGCCACCCGGGCAGTGCACAGTCCGCTGATCGACCACGAGGTGCGAGGGGCGCGCGGCATCCTGCTGTCGATCTCGGGCGGCAGCGACGTGTCGCTGCACGAGGTCAACGAGGCCGCCGAGATCGTCCGCGCTGCCTCTGACGACCGCACGAACATCATCTTCGGCGCCACGGTCGACGAGCAGCTGGCCGGGCAGATGTGGGTGACGGTCGTTGCCACCGGGTTCTCGCTCACCGGTTCCCCCGGCACCGGTCCCGCGCGCGCTGAGCGACCGGTCACGCCGGCGCCGGACGATCTGCTCGAGCCGCCGAGCTTCCTGCAGGGATAG